The Streptomyces sp. P9-A4 genome contains a region encoding:
- a CDS encoding LppU/SCO3897 family protein — protein sequence MTTPSAPFTPEQPAAPAKKGSALLKKVGGVVVAIIVAVAVKLGLPYLTGDAPVHAKAGECVTVTGPDNDPKVDTTDCSSGKADLFKVVKVIDNTFDVNQCGDKLSALAQQLDSDKFVLCLEEVAAK from the coding sequence ATGACGACGCCGTCCGCGCCCTTCACCCCCGAGCAGCCCGCCGCTCCCGCGAAGAAGGGCAGCGCCCTCCTGAAGAAGGTCGGCGGAGTCGTCGTCGCGATCATCGTGGCCGTGGCCGTGAAGCTGGGCCTGCCCTACCTCACCGGTGACGCCCCGGTCCACGCCAAGGCCGGCGAGTGCGTGACCGTGACCGGTCCCGACAACGACCCGAAGGTCGACACGACGGACTGCTCCTCCGGGAAGGCGGACCTGTTCAAGGTCGTCAAGGTCATCGACAACACCTTCGACGTGAACCAGTGCGGCGACAAGCTCTCCGCGCTGGCGCAGCAGCTGGACTCGGACAAGTTCGTCCTCTGCCTGGAAGAGGTCGCCGCGAAGTAA